CGGCGCCATTCTCATGGCCGGCGATAAACGTAAGGAGCTCTCGCAGGGCTATCGCCTCACCACAAACAACCGCATGGAACTGCTCAGCGTAATTGTGGCGCTCGAAGCACTCAAAATACCCAACAGCCAGGTCACCATTTTTTCCGATTCGAAATATGTGGTGGACAGTGTGGAGAAAAAATGGGTGTTTGGCTGGCAGAAAAAAGGATTCGACGGCAAGAAAAACGCCGATCTCTGGGCCCGCTTCCTGCGCATTTATCCCAAGCATAAAATCGCTTTCCGCTGGGTAAAAGGCCATGCCGATAATCCCTACAACGAACGCTGCGACGAACTCGCCGTGCAGGCTGCTCTGGGCGGTGATCTGCTGATTGACAGCGGCTATGAAAATGATCCGGAGGTGAAAAACACCCTGCGTTTTTAAACGAACTAATTTTCAAACAAAACCCCGCCACAGAAGCTGTTCCGTGGCGGGGTTTTTATTTCCAGACGAAGAAATTTACTTTCCTCCGGCATTAATATAGCGGCGCATTTCGGCCTTTTCGCTGTCAAACTGCAAATCATCCACCACCTGATAGTAATCTTTCTGGTTGGTGCATTTTTTATACAGCATCTTGTACACCTTCATGCGCTCCTCGCCAAACGAAAACTCCATTCCAAGCGCGCGTATTTGTGTCACACTAAAGCAACGGTCTTTTGAAAGCATTTCAATGAGCGGCATTTTCTCCGAGGCAAAACGTTTATCCTGTACGTCTTTGAGCAACTTTTTAAACTCGGCATCCGTCACAAGGCAGGCCGCGGGCGGGGGCGTGAGGTAAGCCACAGCGTAGTTTGTCCAGTTTGTCTGCAGCTGTGTGGTTGAAAATAGCACAATGCCCGAAGTGTAGTGCTCCTGATCATACACCACCGGGAAAGTGGTGGTGAGTACGCGCATTTTGTAATCGTCGCTGCGGAAGAGCGAGGCCAGTTTCATGGCTTGTGCAAACGTAAGGCAGTTGCGGCTGGAGACATCCTGCACAGCTACATACTTTGCCTCGTCGGTAGGCTGTGTAAATACATTTTGTGCAGCAGTCATAAAAGAGGCGTCAGCCATTGCCGGGCCCGCACAGCCTTTTTTGCCGGTGTAGCGCACCGTATCGGGGTAGGCATAGTTGGGAAACGAAACCTGCGGCGGGGCAGGCGTGGTGACTACGGGCACAGAATAGTTTTCTACGAAATTGTATAAACGCAATGCGTTTGAAAATGAGCCGAAAGCATCATACACATCGTAAAAGTTGGCCGGGTCTGTGGTGCGCGGATATGCCGTTTTGCAAAAATCCAGTCGCATCGAATCGGCCGTAAAAAGCATGGCAATGGTTTTAACCTGCGCCGAAGAAAGGCATTTGTCGCCCACAAACCGGTTGGCGCGGATAAGCTTGTTCTGATCGCCCTGTGTAACGGCAATGGCGTTGAATCCGTTTTGAAATACAGATGCACTTACCGGCGTGGTACAGTTTTGTGCAAAGCCCGTTTTGGCTAATCCAACAACAAGCAGAAGGAGAGTAAAGAGGTTTTTCATAGTAACGGGATAATCAAAAGTGTTGCCAAAATGAAGCGAAAGACGCTTATCAGCTAATTGCATTAAGCCCAACGACTTTGGTGAACGAACTTACGCTTGTAGCACAAACGTAATTTAAAAACACGTTCACAGTGTATGAAC
This DNA window, taken from Bacteroidota bacterium, encodes the following:
- the rnhA gene encoding ribonuclease HI, whose translation is MAQPIIIYTDGASRGNPGPGGYGAILMAGDKRKELSQGYRLTTNNRMELLSVIVALEALKIPNSQVTIFSDSKYVVDSVEKKWVFGWQKKGFDGKKNADLWARFLRIYPKHKIAFRWVKGHADNPYNERCDELAVQAALGGDLLIDSGYENDPEVKNTLRF
- a CDS encoding DUF4476 domain-containing protein produces the protein MKNLFTLLLLVVGLAKTGFAQNCTTPVSASVFQNGFNAIAVTQGDQNKLIRANRFVGDKCLSSAQVKTIAMLFTADSMRLDFCKTAYPRTTDPANFYDVYDAFGSFSNALRLYNFVENYSVPVVTTPAPPQVSFPNYAYPDTVRYTGKKGCAGPAMADASFMTAAQNVFTQPTDEAKYVAVQDVSSRNCLTFAQAMKLASLFRSDDYKMRVLTTTFPVVYDQEHYTSGIVLFSTTQLQTNWTNYAVAYLTPPPAACLVTDAEFKKLLKDVQDKRFASEKMPLIEMLSKDRCFSVTQIRALGMEFSFGEERMKVYKMLYKKCTNQKDYYQVVDDLQFDSEKAEMRRYINAGGK